atacAAGTTGTTTGGGGACTTAGAGGGATGAAGGCAAAATGAAGATGTTTAAAGGCTTGTCATGATGTAAACTCCTTTCTATAAAATTCCAATAAGATCTATCAAAGGGGTATAACCAAATGGTTTTACAAATTTAGGCAAATAGATGAGATGAACAAGCATTACATATGAACTATATCATACTCTTTTTGCtcctttttatagtttttacttAGAGTAAAAGCGCGGGAATtttaaaactgtaaaattatAGATATTGGTCGGAATTAACGCGggaattttgaaacaaaaaattatagataTTGGTTAAACTCGCGAAAATTTTAAACCTATAAAGTTATAGAATATAGTTCTATATGAAAAGACTATCGCTAAGCATCGGAAAAACAATTCCGACTTGAGGTGCTAAAAACACATCTCAAAAAATCGCAATAATCGGGTTCATTATATTCGTCTATCCGGGTAAAAATATCATAAGATCAATTAAGTGAATTTTGCACAGCTAtcttacaaaataaaatgtacCAAATAAGAACTTCTTAAGCATCTTATAGTAACGGAAAAAGCATCAACAATGTATTTTAATGAACAAATATGCCTTTATTGATCTGCAAAACAAGTGTTATGTTGTAACAACTATGCTGAATGGattatttgtttgtgtttgaGTGGGTTTGCATGCGTACTTGTATTTCAAGTGATTCATttcaagaaaaaggaaaaaacagTTTGTTACTTTGCTGGTTTTATGGTGCAAATGTCATTAAAAGAATCCTCATGAAAACGTAACGTAGACGCAGAAATTACGTTTGGAATCAGCAGAAAATGTGGATCCTCCTCATGGCAAGTAACTGCATGAAATCAACATAAGCAAAGAAAGATTCTATAGATGGAGAGAACTTCCATGGGATGtgtataaataaacatataatctttttttctttataaaatatatgtaatgaagatcaataaaaaaaacatattcatGCTAATGGATTGGATGAACAAGTATTACAACGGTCTATCATTTCAACAAGATCCTTTGGAGAACATATTTGCATCTTCTGATCTGTAaaacccataatctttagtAAGAACTCTTCCGGAAAGAGAACTTCattgtcttcttccttgtgAATCATTTTATATGTTCTTCTCATGTCTCTGCAGAATCTTAGAAACTGTGGATCCTCCAGTGTTTCTCTCAAGTCCAGAGACACATCCTTGGCAGTCACACCGCCTGCAgagatcatcttcatcatcattgtCTTGATAGTCGAGAGATTCAATACCATATTCTGTGCCATTGCTGATGAACATGGATTCAGAGATTCTTGTAGAACCATGTTGCCCAAAGCAAACCGTGACATGAAGATAAAGAAGTCATTCAAATTCATTCCTGTAGATGAGAGAAGAGAAGGGCTTAACCAGGAAGAGCTACACTCAAATCAGGAAAGGAGATAAGATAGAGATAAGTAATGAATGTACCTGTGTTGGCAGCAAGATTACGTTGGCAGAGAGCTTCAAAATCATCAGAGATGTCTCTTATGTCTTCTATTGACTCTTCAGTGTCCTTGTAATCCTTCCACAGTAGATCCCACTGAAATTCAAACAGACAATGAGTACTTAATCTTTTAGTTCTGTAGCATTTTTCCTTATATACAAGTAGAAATGGTCTTACCACACAAGCTAGGTTGTATGCATTGAGCCAATTGTGGTTTATAGATATAGTGTCTTCCTGTAGAACATTTAAGCTCATATATTGAAACAGTGTTGCTGGTctacatagagagagagaagagaagagagaaacatACCAAGTTATAAACTTGATGATGCCATCCACTAGGAACAAAGATAGTATCACCAGATTCTTGAATGCACTCAAGCCAGGTGGTCTGAAGGCAAACCATAAAACGCGCATAAACACAACATCTTAGAAACTGATAATCTGATAGATGATTTTACCTCCTTAAAACCTGGGAACTTAGTTTCATTCACCTCTTCAAAGATGTTATAAACGCAATTTTTCATGTACCTGAAAAAAAACCCATCTAACTATAAAGACTAACAAGAGTGAAGAGACATGCTACAATGATAGGGAGACAAAACCCTTGCCTGTCATAAACAAGATGACTTTGAGAAGGAGGAAGAAAAAGCCATCTCTTTCTACCGCAAACATTAGCTGACCAACTATAAGATCTAAATACATCAGCGTGTAGAGGCGTCCAAGATCCTGCAGCCAAGAGTTCACAATCAGAGCTTTAAGGCCAAAACACTCAAAACACCAACAGTTTTGTTTGAATCTTACTCTTACCTTTCCCACCCATATAAACAAAGCGATAATCAGAGCAGCTTATTTGATCATACTTCTGGAAGTTCTCTCTATCCTCATGCATTTGGTAATGGTCTAAATAGAGATTAAGCCAATCATCAGAAAACGATGGTGGCGTCTTGTAGGCTGTGTAATTTGGATACTCCTGTGGTTTAACAAGAAACAGCATTAATAACAAGTCCAAAGCTCTCATATTAAGAGGAACAGAAatgttaaatttgaaatttgggCTGGCTTTCCAAATTAGCGGTAAATGAACTGATCCAAGTCTAGTCATGTCTCAAGCAAATTTCTGATGCAGaggttttatattttcgaaGTCGCCCTCGAAATGATGGTTCTTTTGACCATTAATTTCGACAATATTCTAATAAAAAGTTCGGGTCAAACTGGCCGAACCAATTTTGGGTTAGGTAGTGTGTTTGGATTTTGATACCATGTTACATTTAGGTTTATTATGAGTTTCTAACTTAAAATCAACTGACATTAAGTGTCGTGATCGAAATAACTTATACATTAGTCATGTCCTAGTTAAACTCTCGAGAACTCTATATTCTCACAAGAAAGCGTGTGAGTTAACCTCAGGTATGTATGTACCTTGACAAAGTGCCAGTCTTTCAGATACAACACAGACtttccatcatcatcatcatcatcatcatcatcaccatcttctCCATTGTCCTCAACAGAATCTTTGTCCCATTGCTCAACAAAGTCCAAAACAGACATTTCTAGTCTCTTCTGATCTGTATACTCTCTCCTATCACAATCTGCAACCTAACCAATGAACAAGCTTCGTTTCCGACAAGTAAAAATCTAATCTTGGTCGTTTCCTCAACAGTCTGAATATGTAAGCTAAGCAAAAGCTACAACATTTGGCAAAGGTGTAGACTTTACCTGAACTCTGGACTTTCCGAAGTGGGTAGCGAAGAAGTTGAGATTAGGGAGTCCATTCTCAGCGACCCAATCTTCACGAACTCGCCAATCTTCAGTGAGATCGGAGATTACCACCGGCTGGCTCTTGGCTAAGTATCTCTCCGCAAAGTCGTTGTAGCTCAGCTCTTTACCatttattttatcgatttgacCTACAATCTCGATCCCCATTAAAGATATTATGCTTCGCTCCCAAAGCTGTGGttcttgagaaaaaaaaaaatgagaatctCCGATCAAGTTGCCGGTGAGGTTTGAAGGGAAGGTGAAACTCGTGAAGATGGGAGAGACTCTAGTTGAGAGAGAGACTTTCAGTTCAGCACGTTTTAAGATTCGGCCCATTATTCTTTCATTGTGCGGCCTATTATTGGCTCATTCTAAGAGTACGTTTTAACTATTTAGttagattttgatattttttagaaaattaaatcattaaaaaattgataggtacgaagtcttttttttttttttgagtaatCAGGAGGTGATCCGGCGGTCTTGGCCAACCGACTAATCCCTCTGAACCCAAAACCAGCCTGCTGCGTCTGTACCTTCAAGGGGTCTGAGTCATTATGTGACCAACGTGTATCGAACCCAGATCTGTATTGAGGCTTTTTCTCCGTCAAGACCACTAAGCCAACTTGCCCTATAACTCtcattaaaattttggtttctctctcttctacttttattttattttcttttttgtatgtatttctcattcctttttttttttgaaactggcTTCATATATAAATGCAAAAGAAAGGAAAATGTTATACAAAATCCCATAAGCTCTAGTAGAAAGAGCATAGCCcattaactcatatattagaacCAGAAGCCCTAAGTTGGTTCAGCCTTGGTGAAAGGCCCAGTGACAGCTCAATTGCAGTTGGAAGGAACAGAG
The nucleotide sequence above comes from Brassica napus cultivar Da-Ae chromosome A9, Da-Ae, whole genome shotgun sequence. Encoded proteins:
- the LOC106366181 gene encoding 2-oxoglutarate and iron-dependent oxygenase JMJD4, whose translation is MGRILKRAELKVSLSTRVSPIFTSFTFPSNLTGNLIGDSHFFFSQEPQLWERSIISLMGIEIVGQIDKINGKELSYNDFAERYLAKSQPVVISDLTEDWRVREDWVAENGLPNLNFFATHFGKSRVQVADCDRREYTDQKRLEMSVLDFVEQWDKDSVEDNGEDGDDDDDDDDDGKSVLYLKDWHFVKEYPNYTAYKTPPSFSDDWLNLYLDHYQMHEDRENFQKYDQISCSDYRFVYMGGKGSWTPLHADVFRSYSWSANVCGRKRWLFLPPSQSHLVYDRYMKNCVYNIFEEVNETKFPGFKETTWLECIQESGDTIFVPSGWHHQVYNLEDTISINHNWLNAYNLACVWDLLWKDYKDTEESIEDIRDISDDFEALCQRNLAANTGMNLNDFFIFMSRFALGNMVLQESLNPCSSAMAQNMVLNLSTIKTMMMKMISAGGVTAKDVSLDLRETLEDPQFLRFCRDMRRTYKMIHKEEDNEVLFPEEFLLKIMGFTDQKMQICSPKDLVEMIDRCNTCSSNPLA